From the Macaca nemestrina isolate mMacNem1 chromosome 18, mMacNem.hap1, whole genome shotgun sequence genome, the window TGgtggctgccttctccctgggTCATCTGTGGTGTCTTCACGTCTGGGTGCTGATCTCGTCTCGTAAGGACACCAGTCCGTTGGTTTAGCGCCCACCCTCGTGTCCTCATTCTCATTTAGTCACCTCTTtaaagactgtgtctccaaaggCAGTTCCGCTCTGAGGCCCTGGGCGTCAGGGCTCCAACACACGGATTTGGGTGGGGGTGGAAGTCCAGTTCACAGCTGTAGCACTGTCAAGCCGTAAAGTGGCGTCTGCACGCCGAACACCCGGCAGACTACCTGTGACTGTCACTGTGTGAACTCAACAAAGAATTGAGGTAGGAAAGATCCCAGCCCAGGAGCTATCGGAACAAGACATCTGGTGGGTTTTGTGTTTCTGTCTTACTTTTGGGGCTCCCGGCGGAGGCCCCTCCCCAAGTTTTCGGGGCTCCTCATGTCCGTGCGCCCCTCGCGCTGTACTGGGCCTGCCTGTGTGGAAGGAGCTGGCACTGGGAGCTGCTCTTCTGCCCCTGCCTGGGGCTGGCGCGTCCCCGGGTGTCTACCTGAAGCTCTCCCAGCCCCCATGCCTGGCGCGCAGCCTGGAATGGGCCCTTCCCAATTAAAAACGATTCTCCGGTGCCGCTGTCGCCTGGACTTTTTTGCTGAGCTCCCAGAGGGACGGCCCCACTTGGAAATACTAATTAAACCACAaagaaggtggggaggagggtaGTGGTTCTTCCCTGCACCAGCCCTCTCTCCCGGGGGCCGGGGGGGCGGGGAACATGGGCGTTGGAGCCACCTGGTCATCATCGGGTCCTGTCTGTCCTCTATCCCCAGAGGTGTGGAAAGGGAGCAGCCTCAGTCCACAGGTGACAGCCGCCAGGCAGGCCCTGATCCAAGGTCGCAGTGGGGATCCCTGGGAGCCCTGGACTGGGACCCCCGGGGCCTGATGTTGCCTCTGCTTCTTTTCACGCCTTCCCTGGCTGAGAGGACAAACCTGCCCGGGGTCCTCATCTTGCTGGACCTCCTCTGCCCCCGAAGCCTCTCTTAGTTTCACTCATCCTTCATGTGAGGTTTGGAGACGGCGGGGCAGGGCGTGGCATGGAGGGTGGACCCAGGCCAGAGGGGCCTCCATACCCCACAGGGCTTGCAGCAGCCCAAGGCGGCCCTGGTCCTGGTTTGAGGGAGGATGAGGGAGTTGTTACCACCTCGCTGCCTCCAGAGGCCACCCCTCAGGGTCAGCCTTGACCACAGGGGCCCTGAATCACGTGACTCAAACAGCTGAGGCTCCTTGCGCCCCACTAATGCGGCCTGGCTGTTGGTGCCCACGCCCGCAGCTCACGGGAGGTTGcttccctgccccagcctggaCCAGGAGCCTCTACCGGCCGGGACCCTGCACCCAGCCACTGCCTTGACCCAGACTGGAGCTCCTGGCCTAGGCCCAGGACTCCTCAAGGGGGTTCCAGCGCCTTCCCTGGTGACACCTTCACTCTGAGCTGGTCCCTCCTCAGAGGGTCCTTATCGCCTTGGGAACATTGAGCAAGcccagggcagagcaggggcGCGACAGCCCTGCTGCAGCAGTTTCCCACCTCGGCGCTTAATGGAACACAGTGCCACCAGGGAAGGCGCGGGGCTGGGAGCTGGATTAGCAGGTGATGTACGGCTCCCCGCTCACTCGGGCACAGAGGCTCAGCGGGGAATTTAATCCTCTCAGGGAGCGGGGAGGCGGAGACAGGGCTCCCCTCCCACGCTGCCCAAAGCCTTGGCCACGAGTCGTGAGGGGCCTCCGAGCCTGCAGATGCAGGTGGGAGGCGCCAGGCCGGAGGCTTTTCGGCCCCTTCTAGGGGTCACCGCGCTCTCCCAGGTAGTGGGAGCTGCCAGaggagaaatgaaatgaaaaagccTGTTTTAAAGCTAACAGGGCATGTCCTGCCTGTCTGACTGTGGAACCCTTGCTCTAATCACCGGAGAATGACGGATTtgcctcctccccttcttcccccctccccctctgcCCCTCCTCCGCCTTCTTTCTTTCATCGTTGCAGCTGCGGCTGCAGCCGCTGCTCAGAAATGAAAAGCTGCCCGCAGATGCGCCCTGATGGGTCTGTCTGTGAAGACGGCAGTGGGACCCTGGCTGCTGCTCTCGGGGTGCCTTTGGGGGTAGCCGCCGAGCCTGCTGGGCCTTGCCTGGGTGGGGGGCAGCCCTGTGCCTCACTCCAGGCCCCGCTGACCTAGTTCCCAGGTGTCTGTGCCAGGCTTGGCCGGGTGCCAGCCAGACGGAAGCCACAGACGTTTGGGTCTGGCTCACCGGGCCCCTGCCCTGCCTGCTGGCTGCCCCCCAGCCTCCCGGACTCCCTGTTTGTCCTCAACCAGGCCAGGAAGGTGCCATCTGGCCTGCGAGCAGGGCTTTGTCCTCGGCTGAGGGGAAAGGGGTTCAAGGGCCGTGTCTGGGCCGAGGACAGGCCCCTCCTTGTGGCGGGGCGGCTGGGGCCCTGTGCTCTGCCATTTGACCCGGCCCGTGACGCGGGCAGCATGCGGAGGAGGGCAGCAGGCCTCGGCTGTCGGCAGCTTCTCCCTGGGTGCCGTCCTCGGGTCGGGTCTGTCCTCCAGCCCTCTTCTGACTCTGGCCACCCAGGGCTGGGTGATGATTGAGCTCCTTGGCTATCGTCTCCCTCCTGTCCTGGAGGCCTCACCACCAGCCTGGGAGGGGGAGTCCAGGTCCCCCGGGTGCCTGAGCAAATGACGTCCCTTTCTGGGAGTTCAAAGGCCCATTAGCTTTGGGCCTGGTGTTCATTGGGGTGTGCTACCTGGATGCTGGGGGGCCAGGGGCCACTCAGTCTAGTTCAGTCCATCCCAAGCCCTGGGGACAGAGCTGCTGCTTTGTGCTCCATTCCTCAGATGTTTGGCCCTGTGCCAGGTAGGGTAGGGGCGCGAGGCAGGATCTAGAAGCCAAGCCTGGAAATGGCCTCACGGGGCTGGGGTAGACGGGCAAGCTTGGCGATGCACCTGCCATGTCCAGGCCCCCACCCTGCTGGTACATCCACTGCATGCCCATGCACAGCTGTGCCATCAACTCCGCTGCCCTGAGTCCCCCGCATGCCTGTGCACAGCTGCGCCATCAGCTCCACTGACCTCTGAGCAGGTGCTGTGACGGGCACATGCCATTGATGTGTGCACGAGGCACGACAGGATGGCCCAAGGTCAGGTTGGCCCTTCGGCCACTCCCCCACTACCCCGGTTGCTGACACAGGCTGGAGACCCCAAGACCAGGCGCTGGCCCCTCAATAGGAAGTTCCTGGCCCCACGCAGGGCGCCAGTGCCCATGTGTACCTCCCACCCTCGAGACTAGCACCCTGGAAGGGCAGGTCAGAggtcgtgaacccgggaggaccCTGCAGAGAAGGGGGGCTGGGGCTCAGCCCGCGGGAAGGGAGCAGATGCTGCCTCTCATTGAAGATTCCAGGCGGCGGTGGCAGCAGCTCCTCCAATTAATCCTCGCTGACTGTCTcctggagggtggagagtgggggaGGCGCCAGCCGGGGCTGCCTGCACTGCCTCTGCGCGGGTGCCATGTGCTGCTGCCGGGCCACCGTCTGCCGCCGTGAAGATGGATGGGCCCAGGAAGAGGGGCTGGGGGGTCAGGGACACAGGCACGGCCCCTGGGAGACAGACGCCTCTCCGCAGTGGGGCAGGTCTCAGAGCCCCTGGGCCATCATTCCTGCTGATTTTGTGGGGAGACGGCCACAGCCTCCTTGTTTTTGGGGTGTTTGGCATTTCGTGGCTCAGGGAGGCAGAGCGGGGCTGGTGCTCTTCAGGAGCACGGCCTGCCGATCAGCAGTCGTTACCGGACACGGCCATATAGAACGTGAGGAAGGGCCGGCTTCCCGTGACTCTGCGTCCCTGGGAAGCTCGGAGGGGCCAGCGGGGCCATGGCCCTCAGATACCCCCAGGTCAGGGTAGGCCTGGGCAGTGCTGTCCCCACATGGGGGAGATGCTGGGGCTGAGAGTGGCTGCCCCAGTGACAGAATGACACCTGGGTTGGCAGCCATCCAGAGTCTAGAGCACAGCCCCCATCTGGGCGGCCCTGAGCCCTGCTCTGCCTCCCGCTCAGTCACACGAATAACAGGAACAAGCAAGACCTTTTCACGCTCTGGTTTCTCCGGGCTGGACCCCGCATGGATGGGTGCGCAGGGTGGCCTCTGTGTGGCTGGGGGTGGCACGGCCTATCCTTGGACTTGGCAGGGACCTCAGCCAGAGAGGTGGGCCTTGGGCCACTGCCTCCTCCTGCTTTGTGCCTAGAGCAGACCCCTCATTTGAGTCCTCtgggtcaccttcccagctacaCCCAGGTCCACTGTCTGTCCAGGAGCCTGGGACAGGCGAGCTGTCGCCTTCCCTGCCCCACTGTATGTGTGAAGGCCAGTACCCCAGCTGGCCAGTCAGGGCCCAGCTGCTGCCTGTTCTGGTGGACGCGAGGGCCAGGGCTAGGGCCACCGCAGGAGTTGGTTGGGGGCAGACCAGCACCTTCAGCCCAGGGGCAGTGCCAGCTTCCTATGGCCTCTGCCCTCCACGTGGGCACCGGGACCAGGACTTCTGAGGTCAGATGGGCAGCTGTCGGCGCTGTTGACGTCTTGGCTACATCGTGGCACTCGCATCATGGCGTGCTGGGTGCCAACAGCGTCTGCTTGCCCTGGTGTGTGTCTGGTGTGACCTTTGGATGTCCACACCAGCGACGGTGGAGGCAGGAACCCCTGCCGCCCTGCATCCTTCACCTGTGCACATTGGGTGTGGGGGTGGTTCTAGTTCTTCTGTTGAACTgaggaggcccagggagggagaCCGACCCCGAGACGGCTTCACCCCAGACCTGTTGGAGCCACATCCCCTTCCTTACGGTTCTGCTTCCCACGCCACATGCACCATGTTTTGTGTAGAAAGCCTTAGGGAAAGGATGTTTCTAGAACATGAACTAAATCTAGAGCCTTCCCAtgagtcaggagacctggctcTGTCCTGTGGGCAGTGGCCTATACCAGGCTCCTGCCCTGACCGGATTCTCTCCTCCCGCAGGACGCCGGCTCCAGGAGCAGCAGTGGAGGTCGGGAACGCCTCATTGTGGAGCCCCCGCTCCCCCAGGAGAAGGCAGGGGGCCCAGCCATCCCCTCGCACCTGCTTAGCACCCCCTACCCCTTCGGCCTCTCCCCCAGCTCGGTTGTGCAGGATTCCCGCTTCCCACCACTCAAGTAAGTTGGCCGGCGGGGCCTTCGGTGAGGCAGCCAGGTGGGGACACAGCGCTCGGGTCTGCATCACCAGGCAGCCTGCGGCCTCCACAGATGAGGCTGTGTCCGCCAGATGGTCGTCGGCCGCTTAGCTCTGGGGACTGCAGCCCTGTCTGTGCCCCTCCACACTGAGGTGGCGGTGGCAGCTCGCCCCCCCACTGCTTAAGCCCCGTCCTCGTTCTGGGTGCCAGGAGTCTGGGTGCCGACTGAGTGCCATCCCCCCACGCAGGAGCAGGTCTCCACTCACCTGTTCTTCCCACTGTCCCTGCCTGCAGCCTCCAGCGGCCTGTGCACCACGTGGTGCCCCCCAGCACCGTGACCGAGGACTACCTGAGAAGCTTCCGGCCCTACCACACCACTGACGACCTCCGCATGTCCTCGCTGCCTCCCCTCGGCCTGGACCCGGCCACTGCTGCAGCCTACTACCACCCCAGCTACCTGGCCCcacaccccttcccccacccGGCCTTCAGGTAAGGCATCCCCCGCGCGCCGTCTCACGTGGGTGCTCGTCTGTTCCTGGCAAGACGGAACCTGGCGGGGAAGGGGTTTCTTACAACCTGGGGCCAGGCTCCCAGGGGAGTGTCTAGAGTAGCCCCTGAAATTGTTCCCAGCTTTGAGCCCAAATTCAGCCCTGATGGCCTATTAGGGGTCCCCTCCTTGTAGACAGTCCCCCTTGGTGACTGTGCTGTCATCCCTGGCTCTTCCCCTTCTCATTGCGGGTCCACTGACAGCGAGTCACTGTTAAGAGAGCAGGGCTTTACCCGTGGGAGGGGCGATGCTTTGCCATGTAGCAGGAGAGCCCAGTGGCCCTGTGGCATAGCCTGGTTCCCTGGAGAAGCGCTGCACATCCTAGTCAGAGGGGCCTGGAGTCATGACATAGACCGCCCCACATCAGGGCAGCCCAGCCTGCTGGCCAGCCTTGGAAGGGCCTGGGCACTTGACCGCTCTGTGCTGAGCCAAAGGAGGTGGCAAGCAGTGCCATGGAACCCCAAGCTGTCGGCACCTAGCAGCCTCCGGCATACTTTGGGGTTAGCAGCAGGCATGGTCTTCACCCCCAGCCATTTTGCCGCATTCCCCACGCTCAGGCAGGTGTGTGTACCTGGCTGAGGCACACCTGTCCACAGGGCTGGTTCTTCCCCTTGGTTTGTTTGCTGCTCATGGCCCTGTCTTCTCCGCACAGGATGGATGACTCCTACTGCCTGTCCGCCCTGAGGTCCCCGTTctaccccatccccacccccggCTCTCTGCCCCCGCTGCACCCATCAGCGATGCACCTCCACCTCTCCGGGGTCCGCTACCCCCCCGAGCTCTCCCACTCATCCCTGGCAGCGCTGCACTCGGAGCGCATGTCCGGCCTCAGTGCTGAGAGGTAAGTGTGCCTCGGGCCGAGGAGCCCCTCTGCCCTCCCTGTTCCTTGATGGCAGCTGGGCAGAAAGCCTGGGCTGGAACCTGACTGGACTCCTTGGCCATGCCTGTCCTCACAGTTTGTCCATCTGCCAAATGGAACAATGATCGTTCAGGCTCTGTGCTCTGAAATAGCGCCTGTCTCGGTAGCCGTGGTCTCCTGCAGTAAACCTGCAGGCCGAGGAGCTCTCGGGGGTGCTTGGGGGTTTTGTAAGCTGCTTTGATTGTATGGACCTTAAGTTCTTCCTGCACCAGTGAAACCCTGCTCACCTCCCGTCGCTATTCGGATTAGTGCCCTGGTTCCTTCCTGGTTATGCTTTTAAAGGACCTGTCCCAGGTCCCTCTCTTGTTCCTGGTGCAGCAGAGCCCCCAACTCTTTCCATGTGCTGCAGGCTGCAGATGGACGAGGAGCTAAGGCGGGAGAGGGAGCGTGAGCGTGAGCGTGAGGCTGACCGCGAGCGGGAGAAGGAACGTGAGCGCGAACGCGAGAAGGAGCGCGAGCAAGAGAAGGAGCGTGAGCGTGAGAAGGAGCGTGAGCTGGAGCGCCAGCGGGAGCAGCGGGCCCGGGAGAAGGAGCTGTTGGCCGCCAAGGCCCTGGAGCCCGCCTTCCTGCCTGTGGCCGAGCTGCATGGGCTGCGTGGCCATACCACTGAGGAGCGGGGCAAGCCCTCGGAGCAGCTGACCCCAACCCGAGCAGGTGCCTGGGCGTGGGTGGGTTGTGCTGGGCAAGGTCTCAGCCACCTGCGGGGAGGAGCCCTGAATCACAGCACCTGCCGGTTGCCGTGGTATAAATGTTGCCCAACTGCATTCACCCTGCGTGGCATGGCTGATGTGGAGCAGGGAGCAGAGGCATGTTGGCATGCAATATAGACACAGTGGATGTAGGTGACCCCCAGGAGGACAGTTGTGAAATGTAGCCAGGGCATCAGGAAGGGATAAGTTTTGAGTGCTTTGTTGAGTTTAACATAATTTATTTCGTTGTAAGTTTACGAAACAATTATTTAGTAATAACAACCGGCTTTTACATGTTTCCCGGAAATTTAAGTCTGTTCTTTGAGCCAGTGTGAGCTGGCTCTGGCACCGCACTGGCTGGGCAAGAGTTGTGCCAGCACGGAGCGTTTCCTTCCAGGGACAAGACATTGCTTCTCGAAAGCTCCCATAGGGCCCCTTTTGAATATCTTGTTTCTGGCTGCGGGAAGAACCCTTTGGAAGGGCTCTGGTTTCTCTGCGCAGTTGGGCGAGAGAAGATGGGAAGGGAGCATGCTGGCCCACGTGACTGAGACCCTGCTCGACTGCGTTTCCCCCCACAGAGAAGCTGAAGGATGCCGGCCTGCAGGCGCCCAAGCCTGTGCAACACCCCTTGCATCCGTTGCCCACCCCACACCACACGGTGCCCAGCCTCATCTCCAACCACGGCATCTTCTCTCTGCCGAGCAGCAGTGCTGCCACAGCCCTGCTGATCCAGCGCACCAACGAGGAGGAGAAGTGGCTGGCGCGGCAGCGGCGGCTGCGGCAGGAGAAGGAGGACCGGCAGTCTCAGGTGTCGGAGTTCCGGCAGCAAGTGCTGGAACAGCACCTGGACATGGGCCGACCCCCGGTGCCGGTGGAGGCGGAGCACAGGCCAGAGAGCACCACCAGGTGAGTGAGccccaggaaggaaggaaggctgaGCCTTCACGTTCCGATTTGTTCAGTGAGTATTGAGCCCCTCCTGTTTGCCCGACATCCTGCCCCAGCATTTCTGCCTGcctctttcatttctgttctttcatcttCGCGTTATAATGCCTGTCTTGCCTATGGGGAAGCTGAGACTGAGGAAGAAAATGGGTTGCTCAAAGGAATCCCCACCAGTAAGTGAAGAGACCAGTCAAGTCCATGTTGAGAGCCAGGGCCCTGCCCACGCAGCCTGGCCCAGTTCCCAGGAGGCCATTCACAGCAGATGAAGACTGCAAGGTGGAAGCTTTAATTACTAGTAATACCTGTTCTCTCCATCTTCCTCTGCTTTtgagcctggccttttttttttattattattattaacaagaaGGAGACAGCTTTtgattttaagggaaaaaatgagTTTTATTGCTTTTGTAGTAATAGTAAAACACATGCCCATTTTCTAGCCCTTTATAAAGCATTTCCCAGGAACCTGTGTGGTGGTCCTTGGGACCCTGGCTGCAGACAGGTCTTTTGAGCTGGGATCCAGTGCCCCCAGGCCTCCCTGCTCCTGCCTGCCCTGGGATACCTGCCTTGGGGCTGTGCTGGTCCCAGGCCCCCACCTCATATCCTCCCAGGGCTCACTCTGAAGGGCTGAGCTGAGACCCTCAGCCAGAGTTGGTGGGGATGACCTGCCAGGCTTCCATAGTTCTGCTCCAGGCCCAGCTCAGGGACCTAGGGACACTGCTTCTGTTCCCTGAGCATCACTTTCCTCAACTGTCCATAAAAGAGGGTGGATAGGATGATTTCTGAGCATCTTTCCAGCTCTCAAGGCTGTGGTGCTGTCCTGGGAGAAGAAAGCCTTGGGCTCTGGGACGAAAGCGCGTTGCGGTTTAAAATCTGTCCTCCCTTCTGCCTGCCTCCGTTATCCAGTAGGGCAGCGAGGGAATGTACCCACACTGATCAGGGCTGACTGGGAGTGACTGTCACCAGGCCACAGCTGAGTCTCTCCGTGGCTCACGCTGCCCGGCACGGCAGAAGTGAGGTCccttctgcctctcccagtccccGAGGCCTCTCAGACTCAGCCTTGCCTGCTACCCAGAGGACTGAGGGCAGCCAGCTCCCACCTGGCATGGCCTGATAACATCAGGGTGCCCTGTCTCCTGTCAGGCGTCTTCTTCCTCAGGGCTCCCCAGGGCCCCAGCACAGGTGTTGTGACTTTGCCCACCCATGGACTGCTTCCAGCCAGTATAGCTGCCCCATTAGGACCGGGGGCATGATGGGAAGCAGGGTCTGGCCCGGGCCGGGTCTCCCCTGGCTGCGCTGGTTCTCTGTGGCCGGCTGCACACGCGGCTTTACCGCATTGGGAACTTGGGGGCCTGACAGGACCTTCATGCTCCACGCTAGAAAACTGTTCAGTgcttgtggtggcacatgacatGTTGATTTCCTGCAGGTTTTATTCCTTTGCTGTTTACTTAAGACACAGCTTCTTCCTGTGGTTCCCTGTTGTATTCTGCTAAGAGGGACAGCAGCATCGGATTTGTCCCCTGGCCTGGAGTCTGGAATAACTAGGGAGAGCCTTGGTGGCTGTGTTTAAACAGGGCCCCCTGGGCAAGCTAGAGATCCCTGAGCCTGGCCACGTGCCTGCCGTGGCCTctgcctcttccttcccctcaAGCCTTGCCCAGGGTCACTGTGCAGTCTTGGTCCAGACATCCCGTGAGTATATCTccctttaaaaaacagaaagatagccaggcacagtgacacatgcctgtagtcccagctactctggaggccgaggtccatgatcgcttgagcctgggagctctgGGCTGTAGTGTACTATACCCACTGGGTGTCCAAGCTAAATCCAGCACCAATACAGTGACCTCCTGGGAGCGGGGgaaccaccaggttgcctaaggaggggtgaatCAGGCCAGGTCGGAAGTGGAGCATGTCAAAACTCCCGTGttgatcagtagtgggattgctcctgtaaacagccactgcactccagcctgggtaacacagcgagacccatctcttaaaaataaactttggaaAGACAATATTAAAAATAGGCCTTTGAGTAGATTAAATCTTGTTTTAATTGCACTGAGGAAACAAGTCATTTAGTGCAACTAAGGGGCAGCTTCTTGTTTAATGGAAGGGTTCTGATGTTAGAaatcccttctttccctccctgcctcagcaGGCCTTAGCCTGGGTCCTTGAAGACACTTGGTGGCCTCTGCCACGGGACACTTCGGGTTGCTGCAGTTCTGACAGGGGCCACTGGGGGGCAGTCTCGGCACAGGCCCCATACTGACTGGGAGGATCTCCATTTCACAGTGGGTTTGACTCTGGCTGGGCAGGCACTGGAAGGTTGTCTCGTGGCTGCCTGCAGGGACAGTGGGGAGGAAGGAGTACTCACCCTGTGAAGGTGGCCAGCCTGCCCTGTGTCCCTATAAGGCACAGCGGGAGGAGGGTACTGGTGGCAGGGCCACAGCCCAGCATATGTGGGTTTCCCCATGGAAAGTGAGGATGAGCGCTTGCCCTTAGGGGAATTCAGGCAAGCAGTTGGGAAACTCGACCAAAACTGGGTCTGTCCCAGGCCTGAGAGGGTCTCTGCCTTCCCTAGCAGCTTAGGCTGAGAGCCTCCCTGTCCTCTTGGAACAGCCTGCACACACCTGCCGCAGGTGTTGGAGGGCTGGGCGTgctagctcactcctgtaatcccagcactttgggaggcccaggcagttggatcacttgaggttacgaattcgacaccagcctggccaacatgatgaaaccccatgtactaaaaataaataaaattagacgggcgtggtggcgcacacctataatcccagctacttgggaggctgaagctggagaactgcttgaacctgggaggcagaggttgcagtgagctgagattgccccactgcactcctgcctgggtgacagagtgagtctttttttttcttttttttttttcttttttgagacagagtcttgctctgtcgctgaggctggagggaaatggcacggtctcagctcactgcaacctccacctcccgggttcaagtgattctcctgcctcagcctccagagtagctgcgattacaggtgcccgccatcatgcctggctaatttttgtatttttagtagagatggggtttcaccatgttggccaggctggtctcgaactgctgacctcgtgatccacccacattggcctcccaaagtgctgggattacagcatgagccactgcacccggccaagtctttatatcttaaaaaaaaaaaaaagaaatgaaggacagAAACCATGGTCCTTGGGGTGGAGTATGTGCCCCTCCCTGCAGCCCCGCTGGCACTGGCTCTCTAAGGGGCTGTGCCATCTGGGTCATCTTAGGAGCGGTAGGCAGCCGGGGAAGCCTGGGGGTGGCTGAAGGGTCTTTTCTCCCTGACCTGACGGGCTGGTTTCACTCCCTAGGCCAGGACCAAACCGTCACGAGCCAGGTGGCCGCGACCCTCcgcagcactttggggggccaccACCTCTGATTTCACCCAAGCCCCAGCTCCATGCTGCACCCACGGCCCTCTGGAACCCCGTGTCCCTGATGGACAACACCTTGGAGACACGGCGGGCCGAGAGCCACTCTGTGCACAGCCATCCGGCTGCATTTGAGCCCAGCCGCCAGGCAGCCGTTCCGCTGGTGAAGGTGGAGCGGGTCTTCTGCCCGGAGAAAGCAGAGGAGGGGCCACGGAAGCGTGAGCCTGCCCCCCTGGACAAGTACCAACCACCTCCACCGCCACCACGAGAGGGAGGGAACCTGGAGCACCAGCCCTTCCCGCCCGGGCCTGGGCCCTTCCTGGCTGAGCTCGAGAAGTCCACCCAGACCATCCTGGGCCAGCAGCGGGCCTCCCTCCCACAGGCAGCCACCTTCGGGGAGCTCAGCGGACCCCTGAAGCCTGGCTCGCCCTACCGGCCCCCAGCGCCACGGGCCCCCGACCCCGCCTACATCTACGATGAGTTCCTGCAGCAGCGCCGGAGGCTGGTCAGCAAGCTGGACCTGGAGGAGCGCAGGCGGCGGGAGGCCCAGGAGAAAGGTCTGCCTCCCCACAGACCCCGACCTGCTCAGGGAGAGCTGCACAGTGGGGACGGGGAACCTGCATGCCAGCCCCCTGCCCCTCCGTCCACTCCTGCTTTCTGCCTGGGGTAGTCCCAGGCCCCAGGTGGCAAGTGCACTGGCTTCTGTGTAGCAACATGACACCCTTGTAGGGGAGGCAGACCCTAATCCCCGTGCCTGTCCTGCCTCGATGCAAATTGTCCCGGAAAGCCAAATCAAAGCCCGCCTGTAAAGACAGTTCCACAGACAAGCACGATGAATAAGTGATGAGCCGGAGGCTAATACgatagttttaaatattaatagtgCAGCATAACAGGAGAGCCAGCCCTGGCCCAGTGGGGGCTCCACATATGGGGCTGCTGTCACCAGCTGCAGCAGGTGGGCCAAGGGGTGAGGAAGCGGCAGCTGGCACTGCCCTGGGTCAGCATAGGAGGTCAGGCACTTCATTCCTGTTTCTGCTTGGGGCGGGGAGTCCTCAGCCAGCAGCTCCCTGAGTTCTCCAGAGAGCCAGGAAGAGCAACCGAGCGGGcctgggtgtgaggaggggagcaGGGGCTCCTGCCCAGTTTCATTTCTGACGCTGAACATTCGGGTCCCATCCAGTGCTGAGCTCAGCCTTCTCTTCACTAGAAGCTGGGGCACAGGCAGTCTTCCTGGTTGTTGGTCTAGGCTGGATGGAGGGCCCAGCCGAGTTTCTCTCCCCTGCTCACTTTGTAAAGGAGGGGGGAAATACCCAAGTGCCCCGGGCAAGGGGCTCTGCTATTGTTCTCTGTGCCTTTGAGAGCTCAGGCCTGTGTGTGCCTGTCCCCTCCCAGGGGATGGACTCAGATGGCCACAGCACGGGGGAGTGCGTGCGCACAGGCAGTCCTGTGTTGCTGTGGACACAGCCCCAGGCCTGTATGATGAGTGGTTCCCTGCCGGGGGAGGAGGGAGGTCTTGTCGGCCCAGGGGACCACCCAGCCACTTGGAGGCCCCTGGGAGCCATGGATCCCAGGGAAGCCTCGTGCCTGCGGTCCTGCAAAGCCCCAGGACTGGGTTAATGTTGGTTTCCACCTCGGTTGAAAGGAACTGGCCTTCAGGGTGCTCAGGTGCCAGCAGGCCTGGACTGATAGGTGGTCTGCACACATGAGCCCCTGCGGGCATGTCCACTGGACAGATGAAGGCTCTTTGTCCGGTTCAATACAACCATTTCTCCATCAGGGTACTACTACGACCTCGATGACTCTTACGATGAGAGCGATGAGGAGGAGGTCAGGGCCCACCTCCGCTGC encodes:
- the LOC105496790 gene encoding genetic suppressor element 1 isoform X6 → MQPQPPTPSVQSPPAVLRTVVWCPTWEAPPGMSHEPKSPSLGMLSTATRTTATVNPLTPSPLNGALVPSGSPATSSALSAQAAPSSSFAAALRKLAKQAEEPRGSSLSSESSPVSSPATNHSSPASTPKRVPMGPIIVPPGGHSVPSTPPVVTIAPTKTVNGVWRSESRQDAGSRSSSGGRERLIVEPPLPQEKAGGPAIPSHLLSTPYPFGLSPSSVVQDSRFPPLNLQRPVHHVVPPSTVTEDYLRSFRPYHTTDDLRMSSLPPLGLDPATAAAYYHPSYLAPHPFPHPAFRMDDSYCLSALRSPFYPIPTPGSLPPLHPSAMHLHLSGVRYPPELSHSSLAALHSERMSGLSAERLQMDEELRREREREREREADREREKEREREREKEREQEKEREREKERELERQREQRAREKELLAAKALEPAFLPVAELHGLRGHTTEERGKPSEQLTPTRAEKLKDAGLQAPKPVQHPLHPLPTPHHTVPSLISNHGIFSLPSSSAATALLIQRTNEEEKWLARQRRLRQEKEDRQSQVSEFRQQVLEQHLDMGRPPVPVEAEHRPESTTRPGPNRHEPGGRDPPQHFGGPPPLISPKPQLHAAPTALWNPVSLMDNTLETRRAESHSVHSHPAAFEPSRQAAVPLVKVERVFCPEKAEEGPRKREPAPLDKYQPPPPPPREGGNLEHQPFPPGPGPFLAELEKSTQTILGQQRASLPQAATFGELSGPLKPGSPYRPPAPRAPDPAYIYDEFLQQRRRLVSKLDLEERRRREAQEKGYYYDLDDSYDESDEEEVRAHLRCVAEQPPLKLDTSSEKLEFLQLFGLTTQQQKEELVAQKRRKRRRMLRERSPSPPMIQSKRQTPSPRLALSTRYSPDEMNNSPNFEEKKKFLTIFNLTHISAEKRKDKERLVEMLRAMKQKALSAAVADSLTNSPRDSPAVSLSEPATQQASLDVEKPVGVAASLSDIPKATEPGKLEQVRPQELSRVQELAPASGEKARLSEAPGGKKSLSMLHYIRGAASKDIPVPLSHSTNGKSKPWEPFVAEEFAHQFHESVLQSTQKALQKHKGSMAVLSAEQNHKVDTSVHYNIPELQSSSRAPPPQHNGQQEPPTVRKGPPTQEMDRDSEEEEEEEDEDGDDDEEAPRRKWQGIEAIFEAYQEHIEEQNLERQVLQTQCRRLEARHYSLSLTAEQLSHSVAELRSQKQKMVSERERLQAELDHLRKCLALPAMHWPRGYLKGYPR